One genomic region from Gemmobacter aquarius encodes:
- the recF gene encoding DNA replication/repair protein RecF (All proteins in this family for which functions are known are DNA-binding proteins that assist the filamentation of RecA onto DNA for the initiation of recombination or recombinational repair.), which translates to MGQAVTTLALSHFRSHLAGRFEWDGRPVAISGANGAGKTNILEAVSLLSPGRGLRRAGADELGRRPESLGWKIRAEVQGIGGFHEVETFAEGAEARVVRIDGKAATQVALGRILRVLWLVPAMDRLWIEAAEGRRRFLDRMVLSFLPDHAEAVLAYEKAMRDRNRLLKDMVSDAHWYGALEAQMAASGAQVTANRRAALQRISVAQNGAETAFPFADLALAGPEGEGEPDDLAAALAEGRRRDMAAGRTLTGPHRADLSAVYVAKGVPAAQCSTGEQKALLISLILSNARALAQDIGAAPVLLLDEVAAHLDPARRAALYDELCTLNAQAVMTGTEASLFDTLGNRAQYISVSDPIG; encoded by the coding sequence TAACCACGCTTGCGCTATCCCATTTCCGCAGCCATCTGGCGGGGCGGTTCGAATGGGACGGTCGGCCCGTGGCGATTTCGGGTGCGAACGGGGCGGGCAAGACCAACATTCTGGAGGCGGTGTCGCTGCTGTCGCCCGGTCGCGGGTTGCGGCGGGCCGGGGCGGATGAACTCGGCCGGCGGCCTGAATCGCTCGGCTGGAAGATCAGGGCCGAGGTGCAGGGCATCGGCGGGTTCCACGAGGTAGAGACCTTTGCCGAAGGCGCCGAGGCACGGGTGGTGCGGATCGACGGCAAGGCCGCGACGCAGGTGGCGCTGGGCCGCATCTTGCGCGTGCTGTGGCTGGTGCCCGCGATGGACCGGCTGTGGATCGAGGCGGCCGAGGGGCGGCGGCGGTTTCTCGACCGGATGGTGCTGAGCTTTCTTCCCGACCATGCCGAGGCGGTGCTGGCTTACGAAAAGGCGATGCGCGACCGGAACAGGTTGCTGAAGGACATGGTGTCGGACGCGCATTGGTACGGGGCGCTGGAGGCCCAGATGGCGGCGAGCGGGGCGCAAGTGACCGCGAACCGCAGGGCGGCCTTGCAGCGAATCAGCGTGGCGCAAAACGGGGCCGAGACAGCATTTCCCTTTGCAGACCTGGCACTTGCAGGGCCAGAGGGCGAAGGCGAGCCGGACGATCTGGCCGCAGCACTGGCTGAAGGGCGGCGGCGTGACATGGCGGCGGGGCGCACGCTGACGGGGCCGCACCGGGCGGATCTGTCGGCGGTTTACGTGGCCAAGGGCGTGCCTGCGGCGCAGTGTTCGACGGGTGAGCAGAAGGCGCTGTTGATCAGCCTGATCCTGTCGAACGCGCGGGCGCTGGCGCAGGATATCGGGGCCGCGCCGGTGTTGCTGCTGGACGAGGTCGCGGCGCATCTGGACCCTGCGCGACGTGCCGCGCTATATGACGAGCTATGCACATTGAATGCACAGGCGGTGATGACCGGCACCGAAGCGTCGCTGTTCGACACATTGGGGAACAGGGCGCAGTATATTTCCGTGAGTGACCCGATTGGCTAA
- a CDS encoding VOC family protein, with protein sequence MNRQCVTLITLGVDDLTAARAFYARLGWREHAESQPGIAFFQMHGQALALFGRADLAKDQGRAGAALGTGAVTLAQNFATEAEVDAAYAAALAAGATALKRPEKVFWGGYSGYWADPDGHVWEVAMNPFWPLADDGSLTLPEPK encoded by the coding sequence ATGAACCGGCAATGCGTGACGTTGATTACGCTGGGGGTCGATGACCTGACCGCGGCACGGGCCTTTTACGCGCGGCTTGGCTGGCGCGAACATGCCGAAAGCCAACCGGGCATCGCCTTTTTCCAGATGCACGGTCAGGCGCTGGCGCTGTTCGGGCGCGCCGATCTGGCCAAGGATCAGGGCAGGGCAGGGGCGGCGCTGGGCACGGGCGCCGTGACGCTGGCGCAGAACTTCGCCACCGAGGCCGAAGTTGATGCCGCCTATGCTGCGGCGCTGGCGGCAGGGGCGACTGCTTTGAAGCGCCCCGAAAAGGTGTTCTGGGGTGGCTATTCCGGTTATTGGGCCGACCCTGACGGCCATGTATGGGAGGTGGCGATGAACCCGTTCTGGCCCTTGGCCGACGACGGATCCCTTACCTTGCCAGAGCCGAAATGA
- a CDS encoding LysE family translocator, whose product MTVSFYQLLLYAGGMAALWAVPGPVWVALTARSLSGGFSAAWPLAVGVALGDLIWPLAAVLGLTWIESVYGDFLLMLRWVAAAVFLFMGVMLIRKPAATLSADSKLTRPGAWAGFTVGMAVVFGNPKAMLFYMGALPGFFDLGTLTWPDTLAIISISALVPMAGNLSLALFLDRARRLLSSPENLRKLNIGSGALLIVVGLVIPFV is encoded by the coding sequence ATGACCGTATCGTTTTACCAACTGCTGCTTTACGCGGGCGGCATGGCGGCGCTTTGGGCGGTGCCCGGTCCGGTCTGGGTGGCCTTGACCGCCCGCAGCCTGTCGGGCGGGTTCTCCGCCGCTTGGCCGCTTGCTGTGGGCGTGGCACTGGGTGATCTGATCTGGCCCTTGGCCGCCGTGCTGGGGCTGACGTGGATCGAAAGCGTTTACGGTGATTTCCTGTTGATGCTGCGCTGGGTCGCGGCGGCGGTGTTCCTGTTCATGGGCGTGATGCTGATCCGCAAGCCCGCCGCCACGCTTTCCGCCGATAGCAAGCTGACCCGTCCGGGGGCTTGGGCGGGGTTTACCGTCGGCATGGCCGTGGTCTTCGGCAACCCAAAGGCGATGCTGTTCTACATGGGCGCGCTGCCGGGGTTCTTCGACCTCGGGACGCTTACATGGCCCGATACGCTGGCGATCATTTCGATTTCCGCGCTGGTGCCGATGGCCGGAAACCTGAGCCTTGCGCTGTTTCTCGACCGGGCGCGGCGGCTTTTGTCCAGCCCTGAAAACCTGCGGAAACTGAACATCGGATCGGGTGCGCTGCTGATCGTTGTCGGGCTGGTTATTCCCTTCGTTTGA
- a CDS encoding group II truncated hemoglobin translates to MASVIDEIGGEPVVRALVERFYDIIETAPQGARILDLHFQGHGLAHVRPEQFAFLCGFFGGRRHYAEQHGHMNLREIHAHVPITASHAEEWLTCMACALDDTGITGPARERINAAFHRAAYVLVNI, encoded by the coding sequence ATGGCAAGCGTGATCGACGAGATCGGCGGTGAGCCGGTGGTGCGTGCGCTGGTGGAACGGTTTTACGACATCATCGAAACGGCCCCCCAAGGGGCGCGGATCCTCGACCTGCATTTTCAGGGTCACGGGTTGGCGCATGTGCGGCCCGAGCAGTTTGCTTTCCTGTGCGGCTTCTTCGGCGGTCGCAGACATTACGCCGAACAGCACGGCCATATGAACCTGCGCGAGATTCACGCCCATGTGCCCATCACGGCCAGCCACGCCGAAGAATGGCTAACCTGCATGGCCTGCGCCTTGGACGACACCGGCATAACCGGACCCGCCCGCGAAAGGATCAACGCGGCGTTCCACCGCGCCGCCTATGTGCTAGTGAATATTTAA
- a CDS encoding LacI family DNA-binding transcriptional regulator: MTVSRVLRNRGDVSVATRERVLEAARSLGYVPNKIAGALASQRVNLVGVIIPSLSNMVFPEVLAGISDTLEDTGLQPVVGVTNYSPEREETVIYEMLSWRPSGMIVAGLEHTEAARAMLAQAGIPIVEIMDIDGDAVDSAVGISHRRAGRQMAEAIIAAGYRRIAFLGTMMPHDHRARKRLQGFEEALAKAGLELADREFYSGGSALLKGREMTETVLKRSPDIDFLYFSNDMIGAGGLLYCLAQGIDVPGKIGLAGFNGVELLDGLPRRLATMDACRLEIGRRAAEIIAGKHEGTIGGEVIELFPILQPGDTIRSV, from the coding sequence ATGACGGTAAGCCGCGTCTTGCGAAATCGCGGTGATGTGTCGGTCGCCACGCGCGAACGGGTTCTGGAAGCGGCGCGCAGCCTTGGCTATGTGCCCAACAAGATCGCAGGGGCCTTGGCGTCGCAGCGGGTCAATCTGGTCGGGGTCATCATCCCCTCGCTGTCGAACATGGTCTTCCCCGAGGTTCTGGCCGGCATTTCCGACACGCTAGAGGATACGGGGCTGCAACCCGTCGTGGGGGTCACGAACTATTCGCCCGAACGCGAAGAGACGGTGATCTATGAAATGCTGTCGTGGCGGCCCTCGGGGATGATCGTCGCAGGTCTGGAACATACCGAAGCCGCGCGGGCCATGCTGGCGCAGGCGGGGATTCCCATCGTCGAGATCATGGATATCGACGGTGACGCGGTCGATAGCGCCGTGGGCATCTCGCACCGCCGCGCTGGGCGGCAGATGGCCGAAGCGATCATCGCGGCGGGATACCGGCGCATCGCTTTCCTCGGCACGATGATGCCGCATGACCACCGCGCGCGGAAACGGTTGCAGGGGTTCGAGGAGGCTTTGGCCAAGGCCGGTCTGGAACTGGCAGACCGCGAATTCTATTCGGGCGGATCGGCGCTGCTGAAAGGGCGCGAGATGACGGAAACGGTTCTGAAACGCTCGCCCGACATCGATTTTCTGTATTTCTCCAACGACATGATCGGCGCTGGCGGTCTGCTTTACTGTCTGGCGCAGGGCATCGACGTTCCCGGCAAGATCGGGCTTGCAGGCTTTAACGGGGTCGAATTGCTCGACGGATTGCCGCGTCGCCTTGCCACGATGGACGCTTGCCGTCTGGAAATCGGCCGCCGTGCCGCCGAGATCATCGCTGGCAAGCACGAAGGCACCATCGGCGGCGAGGTGATCGAACTGTTCCCCATTCTGCAACCCGGCGACACGATTCGCAGCGTTTAA
- a CDS encoding endonuclease/exonuclease/phosphatase family protein: MKAVSFNIQYGFGSDGRYDLSRILPAIADADLICLQEVERNWTRSGMDDQPALIAAMLPGHHWVYGPAFDMDASKVVAGRVLHRRRQFGTMILSRLPLVWSRLWPLPKRRMLDPLNTQNAALEAMVVAPSGPLRIMSLHLAHVGVAERLEQIDFLLHRHALAAAEGGPWSGTDDEPARNWTEGQPEPANPARALWMGDFNSEPHSAEYRRITGEAPYHPGARYADGFVDAVAAVGAGKLHTHEKVIAGETRLRQLDHCFVTPDLAPLVRSVSVDTGCIASDHFPLTVEIAL, encoded by the coding sequence ATGAAGGCGGTTTCGTTCAACATCCAATACGGCTTTGGCAGCGACGGGCGCTATGATCTCTCGCGCATCCTGCCTGCAATCGCGGATGCCGACCTGATCTGCCTGCAAGAGGTGGAACGCAACTGGACGCGCAGTGGCATGGATGACCAGCCCGCGCTGATCGCCGCGATGCTGCCCGGTCACCATTGGGTCTATGGCCCCGCCTTCGACATGGACGCATCAAAGGTGGTGGCAGGCCGCGTGCTGCACCGGCGGCGGCAATTCGGAACGATGATCCTGTCGCGACTGCCACTGGTCTGGTCGCGGCTTTGGCCCCTGCCCAAGCGACGGATGCTCGACCCCCTGAACACGCAGAACGCGGCGCTCGAGGCGATGGTGGTAGCGCCCTCTGGCCCCCTGCGGATCATGTCGCTGCATCTGGCGCATGTCGGCGTGGCCGAGCGGCTGGAACAGATCGATTTCCTGCTGCACCGCCACGCCCTTGCCGCAGCCGAAGGTGGCCCGTGGAGCGGCACCGACGACGAACCCGCCCGCAACTGGACCGAAGGCCAGCCCGAACCCGCCAACCCCGCGAGGGCGCTTTGGATGGGCGATTTCAACTCGGAACCCCACAGCGCCGAATACAGGCGGATCACCGGCGAAGCGCCCTATCACCCCGGCGCGCGCTACGCCGATGGTTTTGTCGATGCGGTCGCGGCGGTTGGTGCAGGCAAGCTGCACACCCATGAAAAGGTGATCGCGGGCGAAACGCGGCTGCGCCAGCTTGACCATTGCTTCGTGACGCCCGACCTTGCACCGCTCGTGCGGTCAGTGTCGGTCGATACCGGCTGCATCGCGTCGGACCATTTCCCGCTGACCGTCGAGATTGCGCTTTAA
- a CDS encoding glycosyltransferase family 2 protein yields MNISTGPSALHSGPRFSFIVCTRDRPAKTLACLRSIAATVGPAPGEAEIILVENGSQKSLSLPDAELDEAAPGLCRTFRLAKGCLSEARNLACDAAQGEFVVYIDDDCMLQSGYLDDLKRHVGRMEAEGQRHYIIGGRVMLGDPSDLPFTIKDHPQAQTFHTGIHPGGFVQGCNFFLPKATAALIGGFDPRFGPGARFHAGEDTDYLIRAHAAGVPLHYVPDMAVWHCHGRRTFDEVDRLNRTYAFANGAILAKHLRDHPWLARHLAWTIRSTAKERIGGPHFDDDLGLSWGSVTTSQLRGVWAFIADRMRHGRMAL; encoded by the coding sequence TTGAACATTTCCACCGGCCCCTCTGCCCTGCACTCTGGCCCGCGCTTCAGCTTTATCGTCTGCACCCGAGACCGCCCCGCCAAGACGCTTGCCTGCCTGCGGTCGATCGCGGCGACGGTCGGCCCGGCGCCGGGCGAGGCCGAGATCATTCTGGTCGAGAACGGCAGTCAGAAAAGCCTGTCCCTGCCGGACGCCGAACTTGACGAGGCAGCGCCTGGCCTGTGCCGGACGTTCCGCCTTGCCAAGGGCTGCCTGTCCGAAGCGCGCAATCTGGCCTGCGACGCGGCGCAGGGCGAATTCGTGGTGTATATCGACGATGATTGTATGCTTCAGTCCGGCTATCTCGACGATCTGAAGCGCCATGTTGGCCGCATGGAGGCCGAGGGGCAAAGGCATTATATAATCGGGGGTCGCGTCATGCTGGGCGATCCTTCCGATCTGCCCTTTACCATCAAGGACCATCCCCAAGCGCAGACCTTCCACACCGGCATCCACCCCGGCGGCTTTGTGCAGGGATGCAACTTTTTCCTGCCGAAAGCGACCGCCGCCCTGATCGGCGGTTTCGACCCGCGCTTCGGACCGGGCGCGCGGTTTCATGCCGGCGAAGACACCGATTACCTGATCCGTGCCCATGCCGCCGGGGTGCCACTGCATTATGTGCCCGACATGGCAGTATGGCACTGCCACGGGCGCCGCACCTTTGACGAGGTGGACCGCCTGAACCGGACCTATGCCTTTGCCAATGGCGCGATCCTTGCCAAGCATCTGCGCGACCATCCGTGGCTCGCCCGGCATCTGGCCTGGACCATCCGCTCGACAGCCAAAGAGCGCATCGGCGGCCCGCATTTTGACGACGACCTCGGCCTGTCTTGGGGATCTGTCACCACCTCGCAACTGCGCGGCGTCTGGGCCTTTATCGCCGACCGCATGCGGCATGGCCGCATGGCTTTGTGA
- the dapF gene encoding diaminopimelate epimerase, whose product MTQKMRPSGQAFMKMHGLGNDFVVIDSRGRGSVTTPALARALGDRNRGVGFDQLAEILDATGADFTLDFWNSDGSRAGACGNATRCVSDYVMRGLGKDAVTLVTARGELQALRRADGLVSVNMGQPQTGWAEVPLASAVDTLHLPMAGDPVAVGMGNPHCIFFVPDAEAVDLSGVGPALEHDPLFPQRTNVEFASVIAPDRLRLRVWERGAGITLACGSGSCATAVAAHLRGLTGRRVLIDADGGTLEIDWREDGVWMTGPVAHVFDGVLTAEFLAAHP is encoded by the coding sequence ATGACCCAGAAGATGCGCCCTTCCGGCCAGGCTTTCATGAAAATGCATGGGCTTGGCAATGACTTCGTAGTGATCGACTCGCGCGGGCGCGGTTCGGTCACGACTCCTGCTTTGGCGCGGGCGCTGGGTGATCGGAACCGTGGCGTGGGGTTTGACCAGCTGGCCGAGATTCTCGATGCGACGGGGGCGGATTTCACGCTCGACTTCTGGAACAGCGATGGCAGCAGGGCGGGGGCTTGCGGGAACGCCACGCGCTGCGTGTCGGATTACGTGATGCGGGGTTTGGGCAAGGATGCGGTGACGCTCGTTACGGCGCGGGGTGAATTGCAGGCCTTGCGGCGGGCCGACGGGCTGGTTTCGGTCAATATGGGCCAGCCGCAGACCGGCTGGGCCGAGGTGCCTTTGGCATCGGCGGTCGACACGCTGCACCTGCCGATGGCGGGCGATCCGGTGGCGGTCGGGATGGGCAATCCGCATTGCATTTTCTTCGTGCCCGATGCGGAAGCCGTCGATCTGTCAGGGGTTGGCCCTGCGCTTGAACATGACCCGCTTTTCCCGCAGCGCACGAATGTGGAATTCGCCAGCGTCATCGCCCCCGACCGCCTGCGCCTGCGGGTGTGGGAGCGGGGGGCGGGCATCACGCTGGCCTGCGGGTCGGGGTCTTGTGCAACGGCCGTGGCGGCCCACCTGCGCGGCCTGACGGGGCGGCGGGTGCTGATCGACGCCGACGGCGGGACGCTGGAGATCGACTGGCGCGAGGATGGGGTCTGGATGACCGGCCCCGTGGCGCATGTGTTCGACGGGGTTCTGACCGCCGAATTTCTGGCGGCCCACCCATGA
- the mtaB gene encoding tRNA (N(6)-L-threonylcarbamoyladenosine(37)-C(2))-methylthiotransferase MtaB, producing MNAPVFATLGCRLNAYETEAMKELSAAAGVENAVVVNTCAVTAEAVRKAKQEIRRLSRENPGATIIVTGCAAQTEPETFAAMPEVGRVIGNTEKMQAATWAAMKAPDLIGVTERVQVDDIMSVRETAGHLIDGFGRHRAYVQVQNGCDHRCTFCIIPFGRGNSRSVPAGVVVEQIKRLVDKGFLEVVLTGVDLTSWGADLPAQPRLGDLVMRILRLVPDLQRLRISSIDSIEADDALMGAIATEPRLMPHLHLSLQAGDDMILKRMKRRHLRDDAIRFCEDARKLRPDMVFGADIIAGFPTETEEMFAQSIKLVDDCGLTFLHVFPFSPRKGTPAARMPQVRGPVVKGRAARLRAAGDAALARHLAAQQGVLHRVLTEGPRMGRTEQFTEVVFGADQPEGQVVMARISGFAEGRLTA from the coding sequence ATGAACGCGCCTGTTTTCGCCACTTTGGGCTGCCGGTTGAACGCCTATGAGACCGAGGCGATGAAAGAGCTTTCCGCCGCTGCGGGGGTGGAAAACGCTGTCGTGGTAAACACTTGCGCGGTGACAGCCGAGGCGGTGAGGAAGGCCAAGCAGGAAATCCGGCGGCTTTCACGCGAGAATCCGGGGGCCACGATCATCGTGACCGGATGCGCGGCGCAGACCGAACCGGAGACGTTTGCGGCGATGCCCGAGGTGGGCCGCGTCATCGGGAATACCGAAAAGATGCAGGCCGCGACTTGGGCCGCGATGAAGGCGCCGGACCTGATCGGCGTGACCGAACGGGTGCAAGTCGATGATATCATGTCGGTTCGTGAAACTGCGGGGCATCTGATCGACGGGTTCGGGCGGCATCGGGCCTATGTTCAGGTGCAGAACGGATGCGACCATCGCTGCACGTTTTGCATCATTCCTTTTGGTCGGGGAAATTCCCGTTCGGTGCCTGCGGGGGTGGTGGTCGAACAGATCAAGCGTCTGGTGGACAAGGGTTTTCTGGAAGTCGTGCTGACGGGGGTCGATCTGACCAGTTGGGGTGCGGACCTGCCCGCGCAGCCCCGTCTGGGCGATCTGGTGATGCGGATCCTGCGGCTTGTGCCGGATTTGCAGCGGCTGCGGATCAGTTCCATCGACAGCATCGAGGCGGATGACGCGCTTATGGGGGCGATTGCCACCGAGCCGCGTCTGATGCCGCATCTGCACCTGTCTTTGCAGGCGGGGGATGACATGATCCTGAAACGCATGAAGCGGCGGCATTTGCGGGATGATGCGATCCGGTTCTGCGAAGATGCGCGGAAACTGCGGCCCGATATGGTCTTTGGCGCTGATATCATTGCCGGATTCCCGACCGAGACCGAGGAGATGTTCGCGCAGTCGATCAAGCTGGTTGACGATTGCGGCCTGACGTTCCTGCATGTCTTCCCTTTTTCGCCCCGCAAGGGAACGCCTGCCGCGCGGATGCCACAGGTGCGGGGGCCGGTGGTCAAGGGCCGTGCGGCGCGGCTGCGGGCGGCGGGCGATGCGGCGCTGGCGCGGCATCTGGCGGCGCAGCAGGGGGTGCTGCACCGCGTGCTGACCGAAGGGCCGAGGATGGGGCGGACCGAGCAGTTCACCGAGGTGGTTTTCGGGGCCGATCAGCCGGAGGGGCAGGTTGTGATGGCGCGGATTTCGGGGTTCGCCGAAGGGCGGTTGACGGCCTGA
- a CDS encoding carboxynorspermidine decarboxylase: MQTPFYLIDRSKLARNMAIMDELRHASGAKTLLALKCFATWPVFDQMRQHMDGTTSSSLYELRLGAEKFGKETHAYSVAWADHEIAEAVTYADKIIFNSISQLDRFDNQSASIARGLRLNPRFSTSGFDLADPARPFSRLGEWDAGKIETVIDRISGFMIHYNCENADFDLFDRQLTRIEDEFGPLLKRLKWVSLGGGIHFTGDGYPVDRLAARLKTFSDRFGVQVYLEPGEAAITGAASLEVTVLDVLNNGKDLAVVDSSVEAHMLDLLIYRISGRIETDGPHQWQICGKSCLAGDVFGEFGFAEPLKVGDRLSIADAAGYTMVKKNWFNGVKMPSIAIRELDGSITLSREFGYADFVGNLG, translated from the coding sequence ATGCAAACGCCTTTCTACCTGATCGACCGGTCAAAACTGGCGCGCAACATGGCCATCATGGACGAGTTGCGCCACGCTTCGGGCGCGAAGACCCTCCTCGCGCTGAAATGCTTTGCCACTTGGCCGGTCTTTGACCAGATGCGCCAGCATATGGACGGCACGACCTCCTCCAGCCTCTACGAACTCCGCTTGGGGGCCGAGAAATTCGGCAAGGAAACCCACGCCTATTCCGTCGCATGGGCCGACCATGAAATCGCCGAGGCCGTCACTTACGCCGACAAGATCATCTTCAACTCGATCAGCCAGCTTGACCGCTTCGACAACCAGTCCGCATCCATCGCCCGCGGCCTGCGCCTGAACCCGCGCTTTTCGACCTCCGGCTTCGACCTTGCCGACCCCGCCCGCCCGTTCAGCCGTTTGGGCGAATGGGATGCGGGCAAGATCGAAACCGTGATCGACCGGATTTCGGGCTTCATGATCCACTACAACTGCGAAAACGCCGATTTCGACCTGTTCGACCGCCAGTTGACCCGCATCGAAGATGAATTCGGCCCCCTCCTGAAACGCCTGAAATGGGTCTCGCTCGGCGGTGGCATCCACTTCACCGGCGATGGCTACCCCGTTGACCGCCTCGCCGCCCGCCTCAAAACCTTCTCCGACCGCTTCGGCGTGCAGGTCTACCTCGAACCCGGCGAAGCCGCGATCACCGGCGCCGCGTCGCTGGAAGTCACCGTGCTCGACGTCTTGAACAACGGCAAAGACCTCGCCGTGGTCGATTCCAGCGTCGAGGCCCATATGCTCGATCTGCTGATCTACCGCATCTCGGGCCGGATCGAGACCGACGGCCCGCACCAGTGGCAAATCTGCGGCAAATCCTGCCTTGCGGGCGATGTCTTCGGCGAATTCGGCTTTGCCGAACCGCTAAAGGTCGGTGACCGCCTGTCGATTGCCGACGCCGCCGGTTACACGATGGTCAAGAAAAACTGGTTTAACGGGGTCAAGATGCCCTCGATCGCCATCCGCGAGCTTGATGGCTCCATCACCCTGTCGCGCGAATTCGGCTATGCCGATTTCGTCGGCAACCTTGGTTAA
- a CDS encoding winged helix-turn-helix domain-containing protein: protein MQENTSSASESLKAGNRVVALGIGAIVLILLGAAVFLFLSLPDANAFNARVERLFVENNDLTTYADIKLLEILAQSGTAFSEVLASYRMVMFVLLAFSAALLLAALVFLVTIIALNRRISAIQRSGIQVASLLISREGRAVYINDMEFTLTEAALETMAVLAEARMDDEVLTGAQIEAVISGRNEADCDEAAGATRIKRLRDALGNQMVSELLVKTIARRGYVLAVGKDAIRMV from the coding sequence GTGCAGGAGAATACTTCCTCCGCTTCTGAAAGCCTAAAGGCGGGTAACCGCGTCGTCGCCCTTGGCATCGGCGCCATCGTGCTGATCCTGCTGGGTGCGGCGGTCTTCCTGTTCCTGTCGCTGCCCGACGCCAACGCCTTCAACGCCCGCGTCGAACGGCTGTTCGTGGAAAACAACGACCTTACGACCTATGCCGACATCAAACTGCTGGAAATCCTCGCCCAGTCCGGCACCGCCTTTTCCGAGGTGCTGGCCAGCTACCGCATGGTGATGTTCGTCCTGCTGGCCTTTTCCGCCGCCCTGCTGCTGGCCGCCCTCGTCTTCCTCGTAACCATCATCGCCCTCAACCGCCGCATCAGCGCGATCCAGCGGTCAGGCATTCAGGTGGCCTCCCTCCTCATCAGCCGCGAGGGCCGTGCGGTCTATATCAACGACATGGAATTCACCCTGACCGAAGCAGCACTCGAAACCATGGCCGTGCTAGCCGAAGCCCGCATGGATGACGAGGTGCTGACAGGCGCCCAGATCGAAGCCGTCATCTCGGGCCGGAACGAAGCCGACTGCGACGAAGCCGCAGGCGCCACCCGCATCAAACGCCTGCGCGACGCGCTCGGTAACCAGATGGTCAGCGAATTGCTGGTCAAAACCATCGCCCGCCGCGGCTATGTTCTGGCCGTGGGCAAAGACGCGATCCGGATGGTTTAA
- a CDS encoding ribonuclease HII has product MDPATLPDFTYEAAAYGRGFLVVAGVDEVGRGPLAGPVTAAAVVLHRDRIPKGLNDSKVLTAARRDDLFAEIMAVAEVCVAHATVAEIDEINILRASHLAMERALRGLARQVDHALIDGNMVPRGLFCGAEPIIKGDGLCVSIAAASIVAKVTRDRIMVDLAQQHPGYGWESNAGYPTKQHLDALLNLGVTPHHRRSFRPVHNILYQDVSLSA; this is encoded by the coding sequence ATGGACCCCGCGACCTTGCCAGATTTCACCTATGAAGCTGCCGCCTACGGGCGTGGCTTTCTGGTGGTGGCCGGCGTGGACGAGGTCGGTCGCGGCCCCCTCGCTGGCCCCGTTACGGCGGCGGCGGTGGTGTTGCACCGCGACCGTATCCCCAAGGGGTTGAACGATTCCAAAGTGCTGACAGCGGCACGGCGCGACGATCTGTTCGCCGAGATCATGGCGGTGGCCGAGGTTTGCGTTGCCCATGCCACCGTGGCCGAGATCGACGAGATCAACATCCTGCGCGCCAGCCACCTTGCCATGGAGCGGGCGCTGCGCGGCCTTGCGCGGCAGGTCGACCACGCGCTGATCGACGGCAACATGGTGCCCCGCGGCCTGTTCTGCGGCGCCGAGCCGATCATCAAGGGCGACGGGTTGTGCGTGTCGATTGCGGCGGCCTCGATCGTGGCGAAAGTGACGCGGGACCGTATCATGGTGGATTTGGCGCAACAGCACCCCGGCTACGGCTGGGAAAGCAACGCGGGTTACCCGACAAAACAGCATCTGGACGCGCTGCTAAATCTTGGTGTTACCCCACATCATAGACGTTCGTTTCGCCCCGTCCACAATATCTTGTATCAAGATGTTTCTCTAAGTGCTTGA